The DNA sequence ATTTAATCCAAACAACATTATAGTCACactgacaagcacacacacacacacatgcatacaggcacacacacacacgggtgacTGAAATTCAGTAGTTCATCAAACACACGGGAGAGTCTTCAATCTTCATACTGCACTCCAATGATCATGTAACAACGCATTTCTAATGCTAAGAGCAGATACAACTGCAgcaattttaaacaaactgtaatgtgtacattcatttttcatttatttcaccacccATACATATTCTGCAATACTCTGTGTCTCTATGCAGCGAGTCATATTTACTTAACGGTAGCTGCATTTTATCACTTAAGTCATagaataacagaaaaaatatatttgaaatattatcGGACATTATACCAGTTGTAAATCATGAGGTGAGAGTTGTCAATACCATGACATTCCATTGATAAGAAATAATGAACCTTTGGAGACACCATGGGGCCTTGTCCAACAGGCCGACCTCTCAACCggttcacatttttttattattagacgCATCCTCAAAAGCCGTGGACTGCGTCAGAACTAAATCAGACAAAATCTAATGAAAACATGACTGCATTAATCCGTCCGCTCGTTAGgtaactaaaatgaaaatacacattATATTTTGACCTAACAAGGATAAGTTTAAAACATACTGTGACCATACACTTGTTGTGTACGGAGAGGTGTACTACGAGATATTCAAAAATTCTGAATACTTTGTAAATGTTGGCTCTTACATATAAAATCATCAAATTTAATCCCAACAACATTATAGTCTGAGGTCTTTCACCGATGATCATCACACAGctgggaaacaaacacacacacacacaccagttcaCTCAAGTATTTAACATCTCTGCATCCATCTATTAGCTACGTAACAGTGACACGCGACAGTTACGAGTTTATCATATCTAAAAGTCCCCACGTTTCTACAGATATGAAGCCGGGTAGTGTTTAAGAACTAACACCTTTTTCCATATTCAAAGACAGTCAATGATCaatgattatgaaaaaaatacatatagaAGCTGATAAGTAATAAAttatcaaaaacatttaaatatggcAATGTACATAAACAGGTCTTCTCTGTATTGCTCCTCCTCTTCCGTAGTTTTTCTGTAGCAACTATAGATTTCACTTCAACCAGATGCATAGTGGGATATTTCAGCGGTATCATGTTAATGTGTCCCTACACTGTACAATTTCCTGTTGCATTTCTCAAGAACCAGTTaagccgaaaaaaaaaaaaaagaatgaaaacaaatccTGCTTGCTAGTAGAAACCTGGAATCCTCAGCACCTCAAAGCCACATTATTGGTTGGAGCCctgctcccagaatgccctgctGGGAGGACGATGTCATAACAACGGGTAAGCCTCGACAGCTATGTGTCGTGCCTGAGCCCCCCCGGCAGGAGCGGGCCGGAGCCGaactgcagggaggggaagagggcgCCGGCCTCGCACTGCGGGCCACCGAACAGGAGGGCGGCGGGCTGCGGCGCCGCCGCGCCGAACGACGGGTGGCGGTGGAGTTTGTCGGCGTGCGCGGGGGGGTAGCCGAACGGCGGCGCGGGCTGCTGCGGATGCGGCTGCTGCtgcgggggcgtggccaggcCGGCCTGCAGCTTGCGCTTGGCCCGCCAGCGCGCCACGCGGATGCGGTTCTTCTCGCGGCGCTCGCGCTCCAGCGCGGCGAGCAGCGGCTGCGGCAGGCTCTTCTCGCGCTCCCGCCGCCGGTGCTGGCTGCGGCGCTTCAGCTCGGCCTTGCGGTGCCGGTGGTCCTCGAACGGGCTCTGCTCCCGCGCGCGGTGGTGGTGCCGCCACCGGGCCTGCCGCTGGGCCGCCGTCTGCTGCCGGTGCGCGTCGCCCGGGTCTGGAGGGGCACGACAACGGGGAAGCTCGGTTACCGAAACAAAAACCACATGCAGTAAAAGGACCGACAATAAAACCCTgcacaaatggtaaatggactgcatttatatagcgcttttatccaaagggctttacaattgatgcctctcattcatccattctctcacacacactcacgcaccaACGGTGagaggctgccatgcaaggtaccagtcggctcgttgggagcaattaggggttaggtgtcttgctcagggacacttcgacacaagAACTAAAGAGGGTGGAACTCTTCGTAGTGAACACTCTAACCAGAGGACTTCATCCCTACAGtgtcacacactcaggcatttAATGAGCCGCCACAACTCGTTATCAGTATAGGGAGCACCAGAGAGCGTGTGGTGCCTGGGTAATGGTGTACAGGGTCTCTGGGTGTGGTGCACAGGGTGTCTCTGTAcggcagggatcagcaactcacggtcctcgaggacCGAGAaatgctggttttccaccctccctttgcctgggagtcaggtgtgaagacagccTGGTCAATcggtagcactaattacccaggagaaaagaaaaccagggctggatttggattcgagggccagagctGATGGTCCCTGGTGTACGTGGTGCCTGGGTGTGGCTTACAGGGCACTTACACATGAACGATGCGACAGCAGCGAGGGACGCCTCCGTCAGTTCATCCGCGTGTTCGACTTCCAGGGGCCGGCTTCTTTCCGGAAGGTTCCCCTGCTCGACGCCCAGGTCGGGACACGGGGGGTTGAGCGGGTACGCCTCCAGATCCTCGGGCTCCTCCTTGATGCAGATGATTTCgatctccgcctcctcctctttcGCCCGCACGGGCGCATCCCAAACCTCGGAGCCGCTCCCGTCGGCGGGCGCGCCGGCGACCGCCTGGACGGGAGACTGGGGGTCGGGACTGAGAATCTCTGCGTGCTCCTCCTGTGAAGTGGACTGTTCTCCAACAGCCCAAACGGCCTCCGAGGCATCGTCCTTCCCCTCAACCCCACTCTCCACCTCAGGGCAGACCCTGCACTCTGCTGGAAGAAAGAGGCAAGACTGACATTCTCCACTGCTGTTGATACTGCCGTAAAGAAAGACTTGAAATGTACCAataatgtattgtaaatatatCAATCAGCAAAGCATCAATGCTACacgagatttttttttttaattaattttttttagtatCCTCTGGCAGTCTGCCCTACCTTTCATATGTGAGAGCTCAGACGCTTCTTTTGAGACGCAGGGAACCGAGTTATCAAACGAGTCTTCTCTCTCCGGCCTTGTGGCCGACTCCTGGACAAGGTCGTGGGGACCCGGCGAAGTTGGAACCGATCTGTCACAGGATGACGCGGCTTGGACCAAAACTTCCGACGGATAGGCGCTTGGACTCTGTGTCAAAGGCTTTTTAGCTTTCTCACTCACTATAAAAGTGCGCTTCATACCACGGAAATGCGGTGTCTGTCCGGCAGGAAGACGGTGAGTCCTATTCAATTCATTCTCTTTTTGCGCATTCCTTTGATTTATGAGGACCTGTCGATCATCTTTGGCAATCACTGCGCTCAAGTACTTTCGCATTGTCTTCATCTGGCACTGTGATATTTCCAGCATTTGTTTGATATTCTCGTTCTCCTTCTCCTTCGCAGTCATTTCTTTGCTGTACTCCTCGAGTTTGCAGCCCACTACTTTCACCATCTCCCCCAACACCGTTTCCACCGCTGCGGTCACTGCTTGTTCGATAACACTTCCCATCTGATCTCGCAGCAGTGACACTGACAAACTGACGTCCATGTTGAATGTTGAATGGCAACCAACTTACTTTAAGCAGACTTCTAGTTacacaggtgtgtttttgtCGGCTAACGGTAggttatttaaaaatcaatagcTAGCAGCTAGCTTGTTATCTAACCTAAGCGTAAACTATCTTTTAAGTCGGGGCTGCCAGTCGGGCTTCGATGATTAAACATTAGTTAGCTAACTACCCAAAACTACACCTAAACTATTGCGATTAAGTCCTTTATTGACGTATCCTcgataaatatgaataattcgGCTTCATGTACCTACAAAAGTTGTTCTGCGGATGTGTAACGGAagcaaaacagacaaacatCTCCCAGCAGACAAAGAGGACGGCCCTGGCGTTGCGCAATATCCGGATCACGTGTCTAACCTGTCATGTCTGCCCCCTACTAGCATGTGAAAGTTACCACTTATCGTGTCGAAATTCATCAAGGTTAGTGAAATCGCCAGTTTACTTGATAAGTCATTACATCTCATACATGTCTTTATCAGTATATGATATTGCTTAGCGATGTCTGAATTAAATCTGGTGTTGCGTTCTCTTGTATGATAGTTAGCGCTTACGTTAGATAACAAGGTATCTGGTTGCTAGATGGATGGATATGtggttttgttgttgctgcAAGTGAACAAGTGACTCTGTATTGTCCACTGTAGGGACAATCATAATTTATGatgttttaaatcataaaacaaCGAGCTTGATGATGTAGCTAATTCTACAAGAAAGAACAAATTGGAGCTCATGTCGAGCACGgttcagtaaatgtttttagCTCGCTGGATTATATGCCGTTTAATTATGTGAGGTTATTTACAATGGCGTTTAGTTAATTCTTACTGGAAAGTTAGCGCAGAATCACTTGTCACTAACGACTCTGTATAGATCGCTAAATTATAATAGAGTTCATTGAGATAGTAAGCCATTTAAGTAAatccattaaaatgcattagacGTGTAATTTACCCAGACTTTACACGTATTGACAGTTGATAATGGATTAATTTGGCAGTTGCTATGTTTGTGTCTTGTGTCATAGTATATTTGGATCATAACGAAACGCTCTGTAGGCTTTGGGGGACATATAagataaatatactgtatgtttaaaaGCCTATAAGTGGCGCAAAATAGAATGTGCACGCTTTGGTCTGATTGGTAGGCCTATTTCTCCTCAGTGTGTGCTTGCTACTGTTCCAATGTTAAGccacattttttcttctttgtttagGATATAAAGAGGATGGCGGCCCATAAATTAGGACATTGCTTGTTCAGGTGCACAGCACCACTGCGCAGTGACAGACTACTTTGGCAAAGCTGTAGTTTCCAGGGACTACGGGGCAACTTTTTAGCACACGGCGGGCAGCTACATGCAGGACTCTCTTGTTTTTTGACCGCGGCCCAGACGGGGAGGTCACCGGCAGGCTATCGCGGGAACGCTGTCAGATTTTACTCTCGGGACGGGGCTGGCTGGCAGGGCCTAAGCGGTGCTGCGGGGCAGTCTCTCAGCTCACAGAACCCTGGTGACGCTACGGATTTTCCCTCCCCGGCCGCGGTGAGCGTAGCCGCCGCTGTCACCGAGACGACAGAGAGGACGGTGCCATTCTACGTCCAGCTGAAGGAGTGCCATTCTCCCGCGGACGTGCTGGACCTGGCGGGCCGCTACACGATGACGTTACGGAGAGTTAGCAGCAGCCTGAGCCGCATCTGGGAGACCACCAAGAAGATGTCGGAGGAGCAGAGGCGGTACGAGCGGCAGCTGATGCTCGATCACCCCGCCTTCGAGCAGCTGTGCGCGTGCGCCGTGAAGGGCGCGGCCAGGATGAGGAGCGATGACCTCACCTTCAGCCTGCTGGCCGTGGTGAAGCTGGGGATGCCCCAGCGCAGCCGGCTGGTGCAGACGCTCCTGCGCGCCACACAGGTAAACAACCGAAGCGATTTCCGCTAAATCTCACGCTGGCTGCGTTTACATGCACGCTAGTACTCTGGTCTTACCTCCAATTATGGCAATACTCTGATTATTGAAATGGTCGTGTGATTAAGGTCATAACTGGCATATTCAAACCTGATTAAGAAACCTGGATCTTTCGATTTTCTTTTGGTGCAAGTAGAGGTCTTACTCAGATTTCCTTCTCTGTGATAATCTGTCTTCTAGGCCAATAAGTTTGATGGATTTTGATGAAGATTTCAAACTTATGTCCTTCCTGTATTCAAAGTCTTCAGCTGAATCCTCATGAAGTCTGTACTGTGTGCAGACGATGCTTACGTGCAGTGCttacacattaacacactgcGTCTCTGGGTTCGTCTCCTACAGGAAAAGCTGAATGAGTTTGATGAGAAGGCCCTGTCGGTGCTGGCCGCCTTCCTGGGTGACATGAAGAGCTGCAAGAACGTGGACGCGCTCAGGAATGGGCTTAGGTGAGTCAGCGATAAAAATAGCGGGTACAGGTCTTGTAACCGGagggtcacaggttcgattcccgggaaatgcactgccgttgtacccttgatcaGGGTacgtaacctgcattgcttcagtatatatccagctgtataaatcgatgcaatgtaaatgctatgtaaaaaaaatgtatcgctctggataagagcatctgctaaatgccctgtaatgtaatgtgatatgaTACACCAGTTGTgtcaaactccggtcctggaggcgTGCAGTCTGCTgatatttgtggtttcctttttaTCAACAACCAGTTTAGGCCTTGAGAGCGTGTGGGGTGtgaactctttagccaatcagtgacgtAAATGAATCAGTTGTGCTGACACACGTCGAAAACCAGCACATACTGCAGGCCTCCAGAACTGGAGCTTGACAGCCCTGTGATGCACGAATAACTAGGTCAGTGGTGTAGGTGTTGAAACAGCGTGGGTTTTAAATCTAGTGTTCAGCATCTATACATTCATGgcgttttttttcattttgctggtGTTGGCTAATTttcactgggggtggggggggccgcTGTGGTGTTCGGTGTGTCCGCAGGCTGGTGGTGGAGGATCGGGTTTCGGGGATCGAGAGCGTGGTGGCGCTGCAGAACCTGATGCGCTGCGTCGGGCGGGACGCGCCCCTGACCCTGAAGAGAAAGCTGGAGgtggggaccccccccccccccccccccgtcctgtgCTACACAGGTAACACTCGAGCCCCCCTCAAACTCACCGCACCCCGCCAAAACTCTCTCAATGCCTTCTCTCCTTCAGAATAAAGCCCTGTCCATGGTGGATCAGTTCAGCCTCCCCAATGCCCAGTACATGGTCATCACTTTGGCTGCCATGCATTTCACCTCAAAGC is a window from the Anguilla anguilla isolate fAngAng1 chromosome 3, fAngAng1.pri, whole genome shotgun sequence genome containing:
- the si:ch211-67e16.4 gene encoding uncharacterized protein si:ch211-67e16.4 isoform X1, coding for MDVSLSVSLLRDQMGSVIEQAVTAAVETVLGEMVKVVGCKLEEYSKEMTAKEKENENIKQMLEISQCQMKTMRKYLSAVIAKDDRQVLINQRNAQKENELNRTHRLPAGQTPHFRGMKRTFIVSEKAKKPLTQSPSAYPSEVLVQAASSCDRSVPTSPGPHDLVQESATRPEREDSFDNSVPCVSKEASELSHMKAECRVCPEVESGVEGKDDASEAVWAVGEQSTSQEEHAEILSPDPQSPVQAVAGAPADGSGSEVWDAPVRAKEEEAEIEIICIKEEPEDLEAYPLNPPCPDLGVEQGNLPERSRPLEVEHADELTEASLAAVASFMYPGDAHRQQTAAQRQARWRHHHRAREQSPFEDHRHRKAELKRRSQHRRREREKSLPQPLLAALERERREKNRIRVARWRAKRKLQAGLATPPQQQPHPQQPAPPFGYPPAHADKLHRHPSFGAAAPQPAALLFGGPQCEAGALFPSLQFGSGPLLPGGLRHDT
- the si:ch211-67e16.4 gene encoding uncharacterized protein si:ch211-67e16.4 isoform X2, with protein sequence MDVSLSVSLLRDQMGSVIEQAVTAAVETVLGEMVKVVGCKLEEYSKEMTAKEKENENIKQMLEISQCQMKTMRKYLSAVIAKDDRQVLINQRNAQKENELNRTHRLPAGQTPHFRGMKRTFIVSEKAKKPLTQSPSAYPSEVLVQAASSCDRSVPTSPGPHDLVQESATRPEREDSFDNSVPCVSKEASELSHMKECRVCPEVESGVEGKDDASEAVWAVGEQSTSQEEHAEILSPDPQSPVQAVAGAPADGSGSEVWDAPVRAKEEEAEIEIICIKEEPEDLEAYPLNPPCPDLGVEQGNLPERSRPLEVEHADELTEASLAAVASFMYPGDAHRQQTAAQRQARWRHHHRAREQSPFEDHRHRKAELKRRSQHRRREREKSLPQPLLAALERERREKNRIRVARWRAKRKLQAGLATPPQQQPHPQQPAPPFGYPPAHADKLHRHPSFGAAAPQPAALLFGGPQCEAGALFPSLQFGSGPLLPGGLRHDT
- the fastkd2 gene encoding FAST kinase domain-containing protein 2, mitochondrial isoform X2, whose product is MAAHKLGHCLFRCTAPLRSDRLLWQSCSFQGLRGNFLAHGGQLHAGLSCFLTAAQTGRSPAGYRGNAVRFYSRDGAGWQGLSGAAGQSLSSQNPGDATDFPSPAAVSVAAAVTETTERTVPFYVQLKECHSPADVLDLAGRYTMTLRRVSSSLSRIWETTKKMSEEQRRYERQLMLDHPAFEQLCACAVKGAARMRSDDLTFSLLAVVKLGMPQRSRLVQTLLRATQEKLNEFDEKALSVLAAFLGDMKSCKNVDALRNGLRLVVEDRVSGIESVVALQNLMRCVGRDAPLTLKRKLENKALSMVDQFSLPNAQYMVITLAAMHFTSKPLLDICSKKIAESIHTIPPFRLMDIVKACKDLRYRDPHLFSAVAEHLTAIFDMWSNKQLILFLLMFEDLKFRPVALLDRLLERVIQDPNSLTLKDVLSVLKVYSQLNHVPENHKQEFLERMTSVLESYLLKMAPTDLLRGVFSLCILGHFPLAPLERLLHRETLDELTKGLGCSSVQDTIIPSPKLHFLLSVCPVLVFCLCPYILSYITFIWQTLLSKATYNKCIP